The region GCAACTTTTAACCAGGAGAATATCAGGCTACATTGGAGCACGTTACCTCAAGGCACGTTGCTGTCGGGTCAAAGTGTGTAGTCACTCGCCAACTCTTTATATTCTATGACTTATTTATTTAGAAACAGTATAGCATCATTGCTCTTCGAAAAGCAAGTGTACTTACGCCTCACGGGTATCTTGGTCAACTTGTTCCCAAAGCGGTTCGATCGTATCATCTGTCAGCTCACCTGTTTTGAATTTGGCAATATGCTGATCATAGGTGGCTAATTTGTATGTTAACAGTGCTTTAGCTCGCTCCATATCAGCTAATTTGGTTTCCAAATCAGTGAGTTGATCCGCTAAAATTTGTTTTTGCATCAGCTCGACTTCTTCAGTGCTACCTAATTGAGACAAACGACAAAATTCAACTAAGGAATTAATCGAGAGACCGGCCTTCCGCAAATTTTTAACTAAATAAAGCCAATTTAAATCCTTGGTACGATACATACGATACCCTGATTGGCTCCGCTTCACTGGTGGTACAACGCCAATTTTTTCATAATATCGTAACGTATCCACTGTCAAATCAAACAATAATGCCGCTTCTTTTATATTCAAATTGGTCACTTCCTTAGTTAATTTAGTAAAAAACAAGTCATTTGAGCTAAGTTCACCCTAACCGTTAGATTTCAAAGCGATGGTTATGTTGGAGACGTAACGTGAATATTTCGGTCTCAGTATCAAACTCAAACATTAAAATACAACAATTTTTCAACTTTTTAGCAATGCCAATTTCACTTGTCTCCTCCCAATGTCTAGCAAATTGGGCGCACGCGCCTCCATGAGAGACCGCTAAAATAGTAGCACCTTGAGACTCCCTCATCATCTTCAACACAGATGAGGTGATTCTTTCTCTAAATGCCAACTCAGACTCACCACCATACGCCGCAAAAAAATCACCATAAGGTAAGACTGGATTTAAGTCTTCACTTTCCCCTTCAAAACGGCCAAAATGCCATTCTTTTAATCCTTTTAAACGCTTATAAGGGAGATCAGTAATTAACTCTAATGTATCAGAAGCTCTTTCTGAGGTCGAACTGTAGGCCTCATCAAAGTGAATATTCTCTTTGATAAAGTACTCACCAGCCTTTTTTGCTTGCTCTTGACCTAATTTAGTTAAAGGTGCATCACACCAGCCTTGAATCTTTTTTAATTCATTAAAAACAGTTTGACCGTGTCTCATTAAATAGAGCTTTTTTATCATTTATAAAACCTCCTTCTAGTGGGAATAGGTTTAGTGTACACCTTAGAGTTAACTTCAAGGCAAGCCTTTATTTCAAATTACTTCTTTAGTGTATATACTATTTATTAGTTCGTTGTTTGTTGATTGACCTTAAAGCAAAAGACCAAGCGAACCTAATAGTCTCTCAACATGAATTGTTTTATCAAAGTAGAGAGTATATACTGTTAAGTAGTAATGGCAACGTTGCTTGCCGAAAATTTAAACAAAAGGAGCGCACCATGACAACAAAAAAAATACCTATCTACAAACAAATTGCGGAAGAATTACTTGCTGAGATAAAATCTGATGCACTAATGGCTGGTGACCGTCTACCTACGGAATACGAGTTAGCTGAAACCTTCAATGTTAGCCGTCTGACCATTAGAAAAAGTATTGACTATTTAATTGCACATAATATTTTGATTAAGCAAAAAAATCAGGGAACCTACGTTGTCGGACATGGAAAAATAAAAAGTGGTGATGCTGGCTTAGCTGGCTTTTCAGAAATCATTCGCCAATTAGGAATGACTCCTAGTACCAAACTAATCGAAATGACTGAAATTTATCTGCCTCCTGAAGAAATCAAGACACAACTTGCCTTAATTGAAAAAGAAACAGTTATCTATATTAAACGTGTTCGTTACGCCAATAATGAACCCTTAGTAATTGAAAATTTACATATTCCTAAAAAGTTTCTTGGCGATATTAGTTCAATCAACTTTGAAGTCGATTCTATCTTTGAAACAATAGAAAAGCACAGTTTAATTGGCTACTCACAACAAGAAATTAGTGCCGAATTAATGTCGGAAGACATAAGTAAACTGTTAGATGTTGCACCTCAGTCACCTGTCCTACTCGTCAATACAACGACCTACTCTGTTAAAGGTGACCCTATCTTACTAGATAATTCTTATTATCGTTCAGATAAGTATGTCTTTAAAAATACACTTCACCGGCAACAAGTTTAATCAAAGAAGCTAACTATTTCATATAGTTAGCTTTTTTCTGAGGAACAACTGTTAGCCCCTACTAAACATAAAACCAATTAATTGCTTGAGCCTCTGGTTATTACCAAACCCTTACACAAGTTTTTCTTATTTTGAGGGAAAAAGTTGTGTAAGGGTTGCTAATAATTCTTTGTAAGGAGCACTCTTAGCTAAGAGCGGATGTGCGCCAATAATATCTGCAAAAGACTGATAGTACCAATAGTGATCTTGGGGATTTGGATTATTAAATCGTTCCCACAATTTGTCTCCTACCTCTTCATAATCTCGCAACATTTCCCGACTATTGGCTAATTTATCTCCTAAGGCAATATAATAAACCTCTTGCTCACTACCTTTAAGTCCGCGTAAGGTTTGCAACTGGTTTTCTTTACGTTTATGCCATGTTTTAGAAGGTAATACGTCTGACTCTTTTGCCTCACTTTCAAGTGCTACTAACTTTGCAACTTGCTTACCAAATAAAACGTCTATTTCTTCAAGTGTTACCGGTGTATCTTCAACAACATCATGGAGATACGCCCCTGCTATTAATTCCTCATCATCTGTCAATTGACTAACAATCTCAGCGACTGCCTCCAAATGCTTGCTAAACGGTTCTAATTTCCCCTTACGAATCTGTCCCTTATGCTGTTGAAACGCAAATTGACGTGCTTTTTTGATTAAAGCTGTTGTCATATTATCACTCCTTTTTCTTAATGATGATATTACTAATCACGTTATGCTATACTACGATTAAAATTGTCTAACTATTTAATTTATTACTAGGAGATGAGCCTAAAAATGAACAGCCAAGAACGACTACTTGAGTTATTTATTAAACTTTTAACAGAACAGTCACTAAGTATCAAACAAGTCACTGAAGAGTACCAAATAAGCCCACGTTCAGCCCAGCGTGACCTCTCAATCATTCGAGAAACGCTTGCGAACAGTGCCTTCAATGCTACGTTACTAAAAAATACCCAACGTAAACAGTACTACTTAAGCCATAGCGCGCAATTTTCTCAAGCTGAGGCTTTTGCTATCAGTAAAATATTACTAGCAACACGCGGTTTCCATAAAACAGAACTAACCTTTTTAATCGACTTATTACTTAATCATGTCGACGAACAAGCAAACACTCAACTCAAAAAAGCCCTAAAGAGTGAACTATTTCATTACCAACAAGTAACTCATCATAAATTTCTATTGGAGTCACTACAAAAATGGCTTGACTGGACCGATCGCCGACAACCTATTATAGCCGACTATTATTTCAAAAAAAATCAGCCCCCCATTCAAATTAAAGGCTTACCACTTTCTATTATGTTTTCTGAACACTATTTTTATATTCGAACTTATGTCCCACATCATCAAAAAATCATCAATTATCGGTTAGACCGTTTTGGGAAAGTCTCAGAGTTACTAGAAAAAATCACCTTACCTCTAGATAAACAACTCGAAGATGGGGAAATGCGAAAAAAATCTGTCTTAATGTACTCAGGTCGTGACTCAATTATTACCTTCCGCTTTTGGGGTGCAGAAGAAATTGTTAGAGATAAGTTTCCTCAAGCCAAACTCTCTCAACATAAGAACCAAAAGTACTTAGAAGTGACCATTCAAGCCTTTGAACCAGGGGTTATCATGTGGTTTTTGAGCCAAGGTTCACGAATTCAAGTGACCTCTCCTCCTAGTTTAATTCAAAAAATCAGACAAGAAATCGCAATGATGGCATCCCACTATTAACCTAAAAAAACTGAAGAACGTTCTTCAGTTTTTTAGCTTTATTGGGTAATCGCTAATACTTTCTGGCGTGTTGTCGTAGCTTTCCAGTGTCCATTAGCACCTGAATAATGTGGGATAGTCTTTACTTGACGACGCGTGTTACCAGCCAAAGCTTGATATGTTTTCCCTCCTAATGCTACTAACACAGCCGTATCGGGAATAGCTAATTGATCTAAGTGCGCTTCTAAGGTTTGAGCATCCGTTTGACTCGTCTGAACTTTAGCACTATCACTTTCGACTATATGAACTAAATCCGTCATAAAAGCACCCCACATCTCTGTGCCGTATAGAGCCGATGCCAAACGATAATCTAAACTCTTTTTTAAGCCATGAAAATTTAGAAAGTTGACCTCTTCCATCGCCAAAGACTCACCTTCATTCCCAGGATTTAACCCTACTAACACATACCTGACAAGAGAGAGCTGAGTCTCTAAGTCCTCTGACAACTGCTCACTAGGAAAAGACTTAGGCTGATAGCTTTCTCCAAACAAACGCTGACGCTCATCGTCAGTCTTAGCCTCATCAATATCACTTGGTACATGCCACAAAGCCCAACTATCATAAGGGGCAAACTCTACTTCTTTTAGATTTTCTTTCTTGGTCATTATCTTCTCACCAATCCTTATCTCTTCATTTTTTAACACCATATTATGTGATTTTTTACTATTCATCTAACAAGGAATAACTCACTAATTTAGAAACTAAGTTAGCTAAAGTTAGATCAGGAAACAATACTTCACCTGTATGCACACATCTAGCTTCAAATACAGTCTCTATTTTGTTAGATGTTGCTTGTTGCCGTTTTTCAATGGTAAAATCACTAATTTCACCATTGGTATATTCTAAATCATCAGTATCACTAATCGACATCAGCAAACGATCCACTCGAAAAATAGTCAAATCTTGTGCGGCCGCTAAGGCTAACACTTTTTCTGAAAACACCATTTTCTCCTTCGTATAGTCTGGTTTTCCTTGATTTC is a window of Vagococcus intermedius DNA encoding:
- a CDS encoding HD domain-containing protein, with translation MTTALIKKARQFAFQQHKGQIRKGKLEPFSKHLEAVAEIVSQLTDDEELIAGAYLHDVVEDTPVTLEEIDVLFGKQVAKLVALESEAKESDVLPSKTWHKRKENQLQTLRGLKGSEQEVYYIALGDKLANSREMLRDYEEVGDKLWERFNNPNPQDHYWYYQSFADIIGAHPLLAKSAPYKELLATLTQLFPSK
- a CDS encoding histidine phosphatase family protein, which encodes MIKKLYLMRHGQTVFNELKKIQGWCDAPLTKLGQEQAKKAGEYFIKENIHFDEAYSSTSERASDTLELITDLPYKRLKGLKEWHFGRFEGESEDLNPVLPYGDFFAAYGGESELAFRERITSSVLKMMRESQGATILAVSHGGACAQFARHWEETSEIGIAKKLKNCCILMFEFDTETEIFTLRLQHNHRFEI
- a CDS encoding uracil-DNA glycosylase family protein yields the protein MTKKENLKEVEFAPYDSWALWHVPSDIDEAKTDDERQRLFGESYQPKSFPSEQLSEDLETQLSLVRYVLVGLNPGNEGESLAMEEVNFLNFHGLKKSLDYRLASALYGTEMWGAFMTDLVHIVESDSAKVQTSQTDAQTLEAHLDQLAIPDTAVLVALGGKTYQALAGNTRRQVKTIPHYSGANGHWKATTTRQKVLAITQ
- a CDS encoding MerR family transcriptional regulator, translated to MNIKEAALLFDLTVDTLRYYEKIGVVPPVKRSQSGYRMYRTKDLNWLYLVKNLRKAGLSINSLVEFCRLSQLGSTEEVELMQKQILADQLTDLETKLADMERAKALLTYKLATYDQHIAKFKTGELTDDTIEPLWEQVDQDTREA
- a CDS encoding helix-turn-helix transcriptional regulator, whose product is MNSQERLLELFIKLLTEQSLSIKQVTEEYQISPRSAQRDLSIIRETLANSAFNATLLKNTQRKQYYLSHSAQFSQAEAFAISKILLATRGFHKTELTFLIDLLLNHVDEQANTQLKKALKSELFHYQQVTHHKFLLESLQKWLDWTDRRQPIIADYYFKKNQPPIQIKGLPLSIMFSEHYFYIRTYVPHHQKIINYRLDRFGKVSELLEKITLPLDKQLEDGEMRKKSVLMYSGRDSIITFRFWGAEEIVRDKFPQAKLSQHKNQKYLEVTIQAFEPGVIMWFLSQGSRIQVTSPPSLIQKIRQEIAMMASHY
- a CDS encoding GntR family transcriptional regulator, LSA1692 subfamily yields the protein MTTKKIPIYKQIAEELLAEIKSDALMAGDRLPTEYELAETFNVSRLTIRKSIDYLIAHNILIKQKNQGTYVVGHGKIKSGDAGLAGFSEIIRQLGMTPSTKLIEMTEIYLPPEEIKTQLALIEKETVIYIKRVRYANNEPLVIENLHIPKKFLGDISSINFEVDSIFETIEKHSLIGYSQQEISAELMSEDISKLLDVAPQSPVLLVNTTTYSVKGDPILLDNSYYRSDKYVFKNTLHRQQV